A genome region from Oryctolagus cuniculus chromosome 20, mOryCun1.1, whole genome shotgun sequence includes the following:
- the SERPINA12 gene encoding serpin A12 isoform X2 codes for MNLTLGLGLFLAGVLSVKGFLKPSLHGQSYGSVSQAQGWRSKRIAQELARRNMDFGFKLLKKLASSNPGRNIFFSPLSVSTAFSMLCLGAQDSTLAEIKEGFNFREVPERDLHEGFHYLLGRLNQEKRDIKLRVGNSLFIDRRLQPQQKFLRETKNLYDAETVPTDFQNLELAQKKINEYVSEKTQGRISHLIRNIDPGTVMLLTNYIFFRARWLHEFDPKATKQEDFMVSRNRSVQVPMMLRGGLYDVGRDEQLASTVLEMPYEGNITATFILPDEGKLKLLEDGLHVDIFAKWKKLMSRRVVDVSVPKLHIQGTYDLKKTLSHLGITKIFEEHGDLTRIVPHRSLKVGQAVHKAELQMDEKGTEGAAGSGAETLPMETPLSVRMNHPFLMMIYEKVTPSMIFLARVADPSK; via the exons ATGAACCtgaccctgggcctgggcctgtttCTGGCTGGCGTCCTCTCCGTGAAGGGCTTTCTGAAGCCCAGCCTCCATGGACAGAGCTATGGATCTGTGAGCCAGGCCCAGGGGTGGCGGAGCAAGAGGATAGCCCAGGAGCTCGCCCGGCGCAACATGGATTTCGGCTTCAAGCTGCTCAAAAAGCTGGCCTCCAGCAACCCCGGCCGGAACATCTTCTTCTCCCCCTTGAGCGTCTCCACGGCCTTCTCCATGCTGTGTCTGGGGGCCCAGGACTCCACGCTGGCGGAGATCAAGGAGGGCTTCAACTTCAGGGAGGTGCCCGAGAGAGACCTGCACGAGGGCTTCCACTACCTCCTGGGCAGGCTGAACCAGGAGAAGCGCGACATCAAGCTGCGAGTCGGGAATTCTCTGTTCATCGACCggaggctgcagccccagcagaAGTTCCTGAGGGAGACCAAGAACCTGTACGACGCGGAAACTGTCCCCACCGACTTCCAGAACCTGGAGCTGGCGCAGAAGAAGATCAATGAGTACGTGAGTGAGAAGACGCAGGGGAGAATCAGCCACCTCATCCGGAACATAGACCCTGGCACGGTGATGCTTCTCACCAATTACATTTTCTTTCGAG CCAGGTGGCTACATGAGTTTGATCCCAAAGCGACGAAACAGGAAGATTTCATGGTGAGCAGGAACAGGTCGGTGCAGGTGCCCATGATGCTGCGCGGGGGCTTGTACGACGTGGGCCGGGACGAGCAGCTGGCCAGCACCGTCCTGGAGATGCCCTACGAGGGGAACATCACAGCCACCTTCATCCTTCCCGACGAAGGCAAGCTGAAGCTCCTGGAGGACGGCTTGCACGTGGACATCTTCGCCAAGTGGAAGAAGCTGATGTCGCGGAG GGTGGTGGACGTGTCCGTGCCCAAGCTCCACATCCAAGGCACCTACGACCTGAAGAAGACACTGTCACACCTGGGCATCACCAAGATCTTTGAAGAGCACGGGGACCTCACCAGGATCGTCCCGCATCGCAGCCTGAAAGTCGGCCAG GCGGTGCACAAGGCTGAGCTGCAGATGGACGAGAAGGGCACGGAGGGGGCCGCGGGCTCCGGAGCAGAGACGCTGCCCATGGAGACGCCGCTAAGCGTCAGGATGAACCATCCCTTCCTGATGATGATTTACGAGAAGGTCACACCTTCCATGATCTTCTTGGCAAGGGTTGCCGACCCCAGCAAGTGA
- the SERPINA12 gene encoding serpin A12 isoform X1, translated as MRSGSSPRTMNLTLGLGLFLAGVLSVKGFLKPSLHGQSYGSVSQAQGWRSKRIAQELARRNMDFGFKLLKKLASSNPGRNIFFSPLSVSTAFSMLCLGAQDSTLAEIKEGFNFREVPERDLHEGFHYLLGRLNQEKRDIKLRVGNSLFIDRRLQPQQKFLRETKNLYDAETVPTDFQNLELAQKKINEYVSEKTQGRISHLIRNIDPGTVMLLTNYIFFRARWLHEFDPKATKQEDFMVSRNRSVQVPMMLRGGLYDVGRDEQLASTVLEMPYEGNITATFILPDEGKLKLLEDGLHVDIFAKWKKLMSRRVVDVSVPKLHIQGTYDLKKTLSHLGITKIFEEHGDLTRIVPHRSLKVGQAVHKAELQMDEKGTEGAAGSGAETLPMETPLSVRMNHPFLMMIYEKVTPSMIFLARVADPSK; from the exons ATGCGCT CAGGATCATCTCCAAGGACAATGAACCtgaccctgggcctgggcctgtttCTGGCTGGCGTCCTCTCCGTGAAGGGCTTTCTGAAGCCCAGCCTCCATGGACAGAGCTATGGATCTGTGAGCCAGGCCCAGGGGTGGCGGAGCAAGAGGATAGCCCAGGAGCTCGCCCGGCGCAACATGGATTTCGGCTTCAAGCTGCTCAAAAAGCTGGCCTCCAGCAACCCCGGCCGGAACATCTTCTTCTCCCCCTTGAGCGTCTCCACGGCCTTCTCCATGCTGTGTCTGGGGGCCCAGGACTCCACGCTGGCGGAGATCAAGGAGGGCTTCAACTTCAGGGAGGTGCCCGAGAGAGACCTGCACGAGGGCTTCCACTACCTCCTGGGCAGGCTGAACCAGGAGAAGCGCGACATCAAGCTGCGAGTCGGGAATTCTCTGTTCATCGACCggaggctgcagccccagcagaAGTTCCTGAGGGAGACCAAGAACCTGTACGACGCGGAAACTGTCCCCACCGACTTCCAGAACCTGGAGCTGGCGCAGAAGAAGATCAATGAGTACGTGAGTGAGAAGACGCAGGGGAGAATCAGCCACCTCATCCGGAACATAGACCCTGGCACGGTGATGCTTCTCACCAATTACATTTTCTTTCGAG CCAGGTGGCTACATGAGTTTGATCCCAAAGCGACGAAACAGGAAGATTTCATGGTGAGCAGGAACAGGTCGGTGCAGGTGCCCATGATGCTGCGCGGGGGCTTGTACGACGTGGGCCGGGACGAGCAGCTGGCCAGCACCGTCCTGGAGATGCCCTACGAGGGGAACATCACAGCCACCTTCATCCTTCCCGACGAAGGCAAGCTGAAGCTCCTGGAGGACGGCTTGCACGTGGACATCTTCGCCAAGTGGAAGAAGCTGATGTCGCGGAG GGTGGTGGACGTGTCCGTGCCCAAGCTCCACATCCAAGGCACCTACGACCTGAAGAAGACACTGTCACACCTGGGCATCACCAAGATCTTTGAAGAGCACGGGGACCTCACCAGGATCGTCCCGCATCGCAGCCTGAAAGTCGGCCAG GCGGTGCACAAGGCTGAGCTGCAGATGGACGAGAAGGGCACGGAGGGGGCCGCGGGCTCCGGAGCAGAGACGCTGCCCATGGAGACGCCGCTAAGCGTCAGGATGAACCATCCCTTCCTGATGATGATTTACGAGAAGGTCACACCTTCCATGATCTTCTTGGCAAGGGTTGCCGACCCCAGCAAGTGA